The Juglans microcarpa x Juglans regia isolate MS1-56 chromosome 8S, Jm3101_v1.0, whole genome shotgun sequence genome has a window encoding:
- the LOC121244527 gene encoding BTB/POZ domain-containing protein At2g24240-like: protein MGIQKDRVRFNVGGRLFETTAATLANAGRNSIFGAMFDENWTLQTDSSGEYFIDRNPDCFSILLDLLRTGELYIPVDIPEKLLYREALFYGLLAHVRSSKWGPFDGNRLRLSRSITGQAPGDGTAIRAGPDGGCCVAHGSMVHVYDWMLDEHASITLDYQRVNDVGWIDSQSIVISVCERLGRGDGGMGLFSSSTGELRHKFQVNHDNQVKSFTAGALSFSSDCKIFSSCKGRSNEYGIGVWDQVTGKQTDFFYEPLGWSLGDADKLQWLHGSNCLLVASLFPRKDNCYISLLDFRDKKMAWSWSDIGAPTTVDEKRVRDAIAMEENSSICVVNEYEDLGFMDLRSTAGSIRWSSRSRLMKGKMPDEPCYPKLALHEGQLFSSMNDSISVFCGPDWVLTSRLGRSYGGSICDFSIGGDRLFALHSEENVFDIWETPPPPII from the coding sequence ATGGGAATTCAGAAAGATAGGGTGAGATTTAATGTTGGAGGCAGACTCTTTGAAACAACTGCGGCAACCCTAGCAAACGCCGGCCGAAATTCGATATTCGGCGCGATGTTCGACGAGAATTGGACTCTACAAACAGATAGTTCCGGGGAATATTTCATTGATCGGAACCCGGATTGCTTTTCCATCCTCCTCGATCTCCTCAGAACCGGCGAGCTCTACATTCCAGTGGATATTCCAGAAAAACTCCTCTACCGGGAGGCCCTGTTCTATGGCCTTCTAGCCCACGTTCGCTCCTCGAAATGGGGTCCCTTTGATGGCAATCGATTGCGGCTTTCTCGTTCTATAACCGGTCAAGCACCTGGCGATGGAACGGCGATTCGAGCTGGCCCCGATGGTGGATGTTGCGTTGCTCATGGTAGCATGGTTCACGTCTATGACTGGATGCTAGATGAGCATGCATCAATAACGCTCGATTACCAAAGAGTCAATGATGTTGGCTGGATTGACTCACAGAGTATTGTGATCAGTGTGTGTGAACGATTAGGCCGTGGAGATGGTGGGATGGGTCTGTTCAGTTCATCAACAGGGGAGCTGAGGCATAAGTTTCAAGTCAATCATGATAATCAAGTCAAGAGCTTTACTGCTGGGGCTCTGAGTTTCAGCTCGGATTGCAAGATATTTTCTAGTTGTAAAGGTCGGAGTAATGAGTATGGTATTGGAGTCTGGGACCAAGTCACAGGAAAACAGACTGATTTTTTCTATGAGCCTCTTGGTTGGTCACTTGGTGATGCTGACAAACTCCAATGGCTACATGGGAGCAactgtttgttggttgcatccTTGTTTCCTAGGAAGGACAATTGTTACATTAGTTTGTTGGATTTTAGGGATAAGAAGATGGCTTGGTCTTGGTCTGATATTGGAGCTCCTACGACTGTGGATGAGAAGCGGGTTAGAGATGCAATAGCAATGGAGGAGAATAGCTCTATCTGTGTGGTGAATGAGTATGAGGATTTAGGTTTCATGGACTTGAGAAGCACTGCTGGGAGCATCAGGTGGAGCTCAAGAAGCCGGTTGATGAAGGGGAAGATGCCAGACGAGCCATGTTACCCTAAATTGGCATTGCATGAAGGGCAACTCTTCTCGTCAATGAATGATTCCATATCAGTGTTCTGTGGTCCTGATTGGGTTTTAACGTCGAGGCTGGGTCGAAGCTATGGAGGTTCGATATGTGATTTTTCTATAGGTGGTGATCGGCTCTTCGCGCTGCATAGTGAAGAAAATGTGTTTGATATATGGGAGACTCCACCACCACCTATTATATGA